Proteins encoded within one genomic window of Haloferax volcanii DS2:
- a CDS encoding LeuA family protein, whose product MAAAEPVLLDVTCREGEQRPGASYTTGQKVAAVRALDDLGVDYVQVGFPIAGAQTGEVCDAVDVETKLTGIARAVPKDVEAAVDAGVDVIDVFAPTSERQRTELLGKDADELRSLVGETVDSATATGLEVHFTAMDGFRTDPAFLDNLFDSIDATYLTIADTVGSKTPFEVSSFLHDLDTDPTRLGVHFHDDLGVATANALTAVAHDVQKVDVSVAGIGERAGNVPVEEFVVAAETSRAVNRPALDPSTLIPRANDVLTALDESVPAEKSVLGADVFSHESGLHTAAMLDDPATFEPFDPAVFGGSRTLYFGPQSGTGAARRLLERAGDDDPDESRVAALVETLRSLDEPVPTDEALDIARGL is encoded by the coding sequence GTGGCCGCCGCGGAGCCGGTCCTCCTCGACGTGACCTGCCGCGAGGGCGAGCAGCGCCCCGGGGCGTCCTACACGACGGGACAGAAAGTCGCGGCCGTCCGCGCCCTCGACGACCTCGGCGTCGACTACGTGCAGGTCGGCTTCCCCATCGCGGGCGCACAGACCGGCGAGGTCTGCGACGCGGTCGACGTGGAGACGAAACTGACGGGCATCGCCCGGGCCGTCCCGAAGGACGTCGAGGCCGCGGTCGACGCCGGCGTCGACGTCATCGACGTGTTCGCGCCGACCAGCGAGCGACAGCGGACCGAACTGCTCGGGAAGGACGCGGACGAGTTGCGCTCGCTCGTCGGTGAGACGGTCGATTCCGCGACCGCGACCGGGCTGGAAGTCCACTTCACCGCGATGGACGGCTTCCGGACCGACCCCGCGTTCCTCGATAACCTGTTCGACTCGATAGACGCGACGTACCTCACTATCGCGGACACCGTGGGCTCGAAGACGCCGTTCGAGGTGTCGTCGTTCCTCCACGACCTCGACACCGACCCGACCCGCCTCGGCGTCCACTTCCACGACGACCTCGGCGTCGCGACGGCCAACGCGCTCACCGCGGTCGCCCACGACGTGCAGAAGGTGGACGTGTCGGTCGCCGGCATCGGCGAGCGCGCCGGAAACGTCCCCGTTGAGGAGTTCGTCGTCGCGGCCGAGACGAGCCGCGCCGTGAACCGCCCCGCGCTCGACCCCTCGACGCTCATCCCCCGGGCGAACGACGTGTTGACGGCGCTCGACGAGTCGGTGCCGGCGGAGAAATCGGTGCTCGGCGCGGACGTGTTCTCCCACGAGTCCGGCCTCCACACGGCGGCGATGCTCGACGACCCGGCGACGTTCGAGCCGTTCGACCCGGCCGTCTTCGGCGGGTCGCGGACGCTCTACTTCGGCCCGCAGAGCGGGACCGGCGCGGCCCGGCGGCTCTTGGAGCGCGCCGGCGACGACGACCCCGACGAATCGCGGGTCGCGGCGCTCGTCGAGACGCTGCGGTCGCTGGACGAACCGGTGCCGACCGACGAGGCGCTGGACATCGCCCGGGGGCTCTGA
- a CDS encoding CaiB/BaiF CoA transferase family protein, with translation MSGDSAERAESTETAAGATASATRGLPLDGVRVLELGHIIAGPFCSMLLADLGADVIKVEHPEGGDLIRGSSPVGNSSFNYVNRDKRSLTLDLKSDAALDAFFDLLDETDVVVENYAPGTAERLGIGYEQLKETHPGLVYCSIKGFNPGPYESYPALDPIAEALSGLMSVTGHEGIPPVRSGTSIADMAASFYGAIAVLGALYRRDRTGEGSKVTAPLFESTVSMMGYWLAYTEAYDDVPGPMGASHPNWAPYDVFETADDEWVFIGPSGERQWTALCEALGLDLHEDERFATLPDRRENLDELMDLLRAECETLPAADLVAGLREVGVPVAKVNSMDEVATDPHLRATDFFTEVETAEGTLRSVSVPRFPVVASGFDRPDSTDPPKLGEHTEAILSSLGYDDADIDALRRAGGV, from the coding sequence CGGCGTGCGCGTGCTCGAACTCGGCCATATCATCGCCGGGCCGTTCTGTTCGATGCTCCTCGCCGACCTCGGTGCGGACGTCATCAAGGTCGAACACCCGGAGGGCGGCGACCTCATCCGCGGGTCGTCGCCGGTCGGAAACAGCTCGTTCAACTACGTCAACCGGGACAAGCGGAGCCTCACGCTCGACCTCAAGTCCGACGCGGCACTCGACGCGTTCTTCGACCTGCTCGACGAGACCGACGTGGTCGTCGAGAACTACGCGCCGGGAACCGCCGAACGGCTCGGCATCGGCTACGAGCAGTTGAAAGAGACGCATCCGGGCCTCGTCTACTGCTCCATCAAGGGGTTCAATCCCGGCCCCTACGAGTCGTACCCCGCGCTCGACCCCATCGCGGAGGCGCTGTCGGGGCTGATGAGCGTCACCGGCCACGAGGGGATACCCCCGGTCCGGTCGGGCACGAGCATCGCCGACATGGCCGCGTCGTTCTACGGCGCGATAGCGGTCCTCGGGGCGCTCTACCGCCGCGACCGGACCGGAGAGGGGTCGAAGGTGACCGCACCGCTGTTCGAGTCCACCGTCTCGATGATGGGCTACTGGCTCGCGTACACCGAGGCCTACGACGACGTGCCGGGGCCGATGGGCGCGTCGCACCCCAACTGGGCACCCTACGACGTGTTCGAGACGGCCGACGACGAGTGGGTGTTCATCGGCCCCTCCGGCGAGCGCCAGTGGACCGCGCTCTGCGAGGCGCTCGGCCTCGACCTCCACGAGGACGAGCGGTTCGCCACGCTCCCGGACCGCCGGGAGAACCTCGACGAACTCATGGACCTGCTCCGCGCCGAGTGCGAGACGCTCCCCGCCGCCGACCTCGTCGCCGGGCTGCGCGAGGTCGGCGTCCCCGTCGCCAAGGTGAACTCGATGGACGAGGTCGCGACCGACCCACACCTGCGGGCGACCGACTTCTTCACCGAGGTCGAAACTGCGGAGGGAACGTTGCGGTCGGTCAGCGTCCCGCGGTTCCCCGTCGTCGCCAGCGGCTTCGACCGCCCCGACTCGACCGACCCGCCGAAGCTCGGCGAGCACACCGAGGCCATCCTCTCGTCGCTCGGCTACGACGACGCCGACATCGACGCGCTTCGGCGCGCGGGAGGGGTCTGA
- a CDS encoding cob(I)yrinic acid a,c-diamide adenosyltransferase, which produces MTDAPDGTPETGDETTPDSVRANTPGRGVRPEAAAIEPAAPDDFGLVQVWWGDGKGKTTAAMGMGFRAAGHGYRVHMLQFLKGGADSVEAVRGEYNAIAAMPGISFENLGHYGWAGMADGSDDEDHEAQVAAGLNRARELVDAAADADLSKPLDLDGPPEDGVHFLIIDELLYAVAMGLLDEADVLDLVERKPESLELVLTGSHDEPTYLSDAADLVTNVRKEKHPIDAGQRARKGTEY; this is translated from the coding sequence ATGACCGACGCACCCGACGGAACCCCCGAGACAGGCGACGAGACCACCCCCGACTCGGTTCGGGCGAACACCCCCGGCCGCGGCGTCCGCCCCGAGGCGGCCGCCATCGAACCCGCCGCGCCCGACGACTTCGGCCTCGTGCAGGTGTGGTGGGGCGACGGCAAGGGCAAGACCACGGCCGCGATGGGCATGGGCTTTCGCGCCGCCGGCCACGGCTACCGCGTCCACATGCTCCAGTTTCTGAAGGGCGGCGCGGACTCCGTCGAGGCCGTCCGCGGGGAGTACAACGCCATCGCGGCGATGCCCGGGATCTCCTTCGAGAACCTCGGCCACTACGGCTGGGCTGGGATGGCCGACGGCAGCGACGACGAAGACCACGAGGCGCAGGTCGCCGCCGGCCTCAACCGGGCGCGCGAACTCGTCGACGCCGCGGCCGACGCCGACCTCTCGAAGCCGCTCGACCTCGACGGCCCGCCGGAGGACGGCGTCCACTTCCTCATCATCGACGAACTCCTCTACGCCGTGGCGATGGGACTGCTCGACGAGGCCGACGTGCTCGACCTCGTGGAGCGCAAGCCCGAGAGCCTCGAACTCGTGTTGACCGGGAGCCACGACGAACCGACCTACCTCTCCGACGCCGCGGACCTCGTGACCAACGTCCGAAAGGAGAAACACCCCATCGACGCCGGCCAGCGCGCGAGAAAAGGAACCGAGTACTGA